A genome region from Arachis duranensis cultivar V14167 chromosome 6, aradu.V14167.gnm2.J7QH, whole genome shotgun sequence includes the following:
- the LOC107494370 gene encoding hydroxyisourate hydrolase isoform X3 produces MMKPEPCLGLMSINVALKLTLLLLLFLNFVGMSLVLSADDYNRNDFPTDFVFGSGTSAYQWEGAVNEDGRTPSIWDTYAHAGFVHGDNADIACDGYHKYKEDVKLMVETGLDAYRLSISWSRLIPNGRGPINPKGLQFYNNFINELISNGIQPHVTLHNFDLPQALEDEYGGWVSPKIIRDFTNYADVCFREFGDRVLYWNTVNEPNVFTIGGYDEGTTPPTRCSPPFCKKYNSSRGDSTTEPYLAVHHILLSHSSAVRLYRRKYKMKTGQPLKELAIFSLVGPLVHGDYPISMKTNAGSRIPTFSDRESAQLKGSCDFIGVIFYDNLNITDNSIALKRNLRDYDTDMAAQLIFGPALFSNEEYPVTPWTLREELNIMKTLYGNPPIFIYENGQRTPRNSSLQDVKRVEYLHGYIGAVLDSIRDGSNIKGYFAWSFMDVFELLDGYNASFGLYYVDRDDPKLKRYPKLSAEWYGNFLKGGNTSGVRAIELEKDPSLVSVGRLFQ; encoded by the exons ATGATGAAACCAGAACCATGTTTGGGTTTGATGAGCATTAATGTTGCTTTGAAGCTCACccttttactattattatttctGAACTTTGTGGGTATGAGTTTAGTTCTTAGTGCTGATGACTATAACAGAAATGACTTCCCAACTGATTTTGTCTTTGGTTCAGGCACTTCTGCTTATCAG TGGGAAGGAGCTGTTAATGAAGATGGAAGAACTCCTAGCATTTGGGATACTTATGCACATGCTG GGTTTGTGCATGGAGATAATGCAGATATAGCCTGTGATGGCTACCACAAATACAAG gaagatgtgAAACTCATGGTGGAAACAGGCCTTGATGCCTATAGGTTATCCATTTCTTGGTCAAGATTGATTCCAA ATGGTAGAGGACCCATCAATCCCAAGGGATTGCAATTCTATAACAATTTCATCAATGAACTCATTAGCAATG GAATCCAACCACATGTAACACTGCACAATTTTGATCTTCCACAGGCACTTGAAGATGAATACGGAGGATGGGTTAGTCCTAAAATCAT AAGAGACTTCACAAACTATGCAGATGTGTGTTTCAGAGAGTTCGGTGACAGAGTCTTATATTGGAATACTGTGAACGAGCCGAATGTCTTCACCATAGGTGGTTATGACGAAGGAACAACCCCACCTACACGATGCTCACCCCCATTTTGCAAGAAATATAACAGCAGTAGGGGTGACTCCACAACCGAGCCTTACTTGGCAGTTCATCATATTTTGCTATCACATTCTTCAGCTGTGAGATTGTATAGAAGAAAGTATAAG ATGAAGACCGGGCAGCCACTCAAAGAGCTCGCGATTTTTTCCTTGGTTG GACCCTTGGTGCATGGAGACTATCCCATTTCCATGAAAACTAATGCAGGTTCCAGAATTCCAACCTTCTCAGACCGTGAATCTGCACAGTTGAAGGGTTCATGTGACTTTATAGGCGTGATATTTTACGACAACCTTAATATCACAGACAATTCTATCGCGCTGAAGAGGAATCTGCGAGACTATGACACAGACATGGCAGCACAGCTAATCT TTGGACCGGCCTTGTTTTCAAATGAAGAg TATCCTGTCACACCATGGACTTTACGTGAAGAGCTGAATATCATGAAGACCCTTTATGGCAATCCTCCCATATTCATATATGAAAATG GTCAACGGACACCAAGGAATTCATCACTTCAAGATGTGAAAAGGGTGGAATACTTGCATGGATATATTGGTGCTGTGCTTGATTCCATAAG AGATGGATCAAACATAAAGGGATACTTTGCATGGTCTTTCATGGATGTATTTGAGTTATTGGATGGGTATAATGCAAGCTTTGGCCTGTACTATGTTGATAGGGATGATCCAAAGTTGAAGAGATACCCAAAACTCTCTGCAGAATGGTATGGGAATTTCTTGAAGGGTGGAAACACCTCTGGTGTTAGAGCCATTGAACTAGAGAAAGATCCATCCCTTGTTTCCGTTGGCCGTTTGTTTCAATAG
- the LOC107494370 gene encoding hydroxyisourate hydrolase isoform X1, whose amino-acid sequence MMKPEPCLGLMSINVALKLTLLLLLFLNFVGMSLVLSADDYNRNDFPTDFVFGSGTSAYQWEGAVNEDGRTPSIWDTYAHAGFVHGDNADIACDGYHKYKEDVKLMVETGLDAYRLSISWSRLIPNGRGPINPKGLQFYNNFINELISNGIQPHVTLHNFDLPQALEDEYGGWVSPKIIRDFTNYADVCFREFGDRVLYWNTVNEPNVFTIGGYDEGTTPPTRCSPPFCKKYNSSRGDSTTEPYLAVHHILLSHSSAVRLYRRKYKNILPHKETFVGAKNVHDSIEAKLYCRTSNMGLLALQSIHSVSFLQMIQMKTGQPLKELAIFSLVGPLVHGDYPISMKTNAGSRIPTFSDRESAQLKGSCDFIGVIFYDNLNITDNSIALKRNLRDYDTDMAAQLIFGPALFSNEEYPVTPWTLREELNIMKTLYGNPPIFIYENGQRTPRNSSLQDVKRVEYLHGYIGAVLDSIRDGSNIKGYFAWSFMDVFELLDGYNASFGLYYVDRDDPKLKRYPKLSAEWYGNFLKGGNTSGVRAIELEKDPSLVSVGRLFQ is encoded by the exons ATGATGAAACCAGAACCATGTTTGGGTTTGATGAGCATTAATGTTGCTTTGAAGCTCACccttttactattattatttctGAACTTTGTGGGTATGAGTTTAGTTCTTAGTGCTGATGACTATAACAGAAATGACTTCCCAACTGATTTTGTCTTTGGTTCAGGCACTTCTGCTTATCAG TGGGAAGGAGCTGTTAATGAAGATGGAAGAACTCCTAGCATTTGGGATACTTATGCACATGCTG GGTTTGTGCATGGAGATAATGCAGATATAGCCTGTGATGGCTACCACAAATACAAG gaagatgtgAAACTCATGGTGGAAACAGGCCTTGATGCCTATAGGTTATCCATTTCTTGGTCAAGATTGATTCCAA ATGGTAGAGGACCCATCAATCCCAAGGGATTGCAATTCTATAACAATTTCATCAATGAACTCATTAGCAATG GAATCCAACCACATGTAACACTGCACAATTTTGATCTTCCACAGGCACTTGAAGATGAATACGGAGGATGGGTTAGTCCTAAAATCAT AAGAGACTTCACAAACTATGCAGATGTGTGTTTCAGAGAGTTCGGTGACAGAGTCTTATATTGGAATACTGTGAACGAGCCGAATGTCTTCACCATAGGTGGTTATGACGAAGGAACAACCCCACCTACACGATGCTCACCCCCATTTTGCAAGAAATATAACAGCAGTAGGGGTGACTCCACAACCGAGCCTTACTTGGCAGTTCATCATATTTTGCTATCACATTCTTCAGCTGTGAGATTGTATAGAAGAAAGTATAAG AATATTCTTCCACATAAAGAAACCTTTGTTGGGGCAAAGAATGTTCATGATTCTATAGAGGCTAAGTTATATTGCAGGACAAGCAATATGGGTTTATTGGCATTGCAGTCTATTCATTCGGTTTCATTCCTGCAAATGATACAGATGAAGACCGGGCAGCCACTCAAAGAGCTCGCGATTTTTTCCTTGGTTG GACCCTTGGTGCATGGAGACTATCCCATTTCCATGAAAACTAATGCAGGTTCCAGAATTCCAACCTTCTCAGACCGTGAATCTGCACAGTTGAAGGGTTCATGTGACTTTATAGGCGTGATATTTTACGACAACCTTAATATCACAGACAATTCTATCGCGCTGAAGAGGAATCTGCGAGACTATGACACAGACATGGCAGCACAGCTAATCT TTGGACCGGCCTTGTTTTCAAATGAAGAg TATCCTGTCACACCATGGACTTTACGTGAAGAGCTGAATATCATGAAGACCCTTTATGGCAATCCTCCCATATTCATATATGAAAATG GTCAACGGACACCAAGGAATTCATCACTTCAAGATGTGAAAAGGGTGGAATACTTGCATGGATATATTGGTGCTGTGCTTGATTCCATAAG AGATGGATCAAACATAAAGGGATACTTTGCATGGTCTTTCATGGATGTATTTGAGTTATTGGATGGGTATAATGCAAGCTTTGGCCTGTACTATGTTGATAGGGATGATCCAAAGTTGAAGAGATACCCAAAACTCTCTGCAGAATGGTATGGGAATTTCTTGAAGGGTGGAAACACCTCTGGTGTTAGAGCCATTGAACTAGAGAAAGATCCATCCCTTGTTTCCGTTGGCCGTTTGTTTCAATAG
- the LOC107494370 gene encoding hydroxyisourate hydrolase isoform X2 — translation MMKPEPCLGLMSINVALKLTLLLLLFLNFVGMSLVLSADDYNRNDFPTDFVFGSGTSAYQWEGAVNEDGRTPSIWDTYAHAGFVHGDNADIACDGYHKYKEDVKLMVETGLDAYRLSISWSRLIPNGRGPINPKGLQFYNNFINELISNGIQPHVTLHNFDLPQALEDEYGGWVSPKIIRDFTNYADVCFREFGDRVLYWNTVNEPNVFTIGGYDEGTTPPTRCSPPFCKKYNSSRGDSTTEPYLAVHHILLSHSSAVRLYRRKYKDKQYGFIGIAVYSFGFIPANDTDEDRAATQRARDFFLGWILGPLVHGDYPISMKTNAGSRIPTFSDRESAQLKGSCDFIGVIFYDNLNITDNSIALKRNLRDYDTDMAAQLIFGPALFSNEEYPVTPWTLREELNIMKTLYGNPPIFIYENGQRTPRNSSLQDVKRVEYLHGYIGAVLDSIRDGSNIKGYFAWSFMDVFELLDGYNASFGLYYVDRDDPKLKRYPKLSAEWYGNFLKGGNTSGVRAIELEKDPSLVSVGRLFQ, via the exons ATGATGAAACCAGAACCATGTTTGGGTTTGATGAGCATTAATGTTGCTTTGAAGCTCACccttttactattattatttctGAACTTTGTGGGTATGAGTTTAGTTCTTAGTGCTGATGACTATAACAGAAATGACTTCCCAACTGATTTTGTCTTTGGTTCAGGCACTTCTGCTTATCAG TGGGAAGGAGCTGTTAATGAAGATGGAAGAACTCCTAGCATTTGGGATACTTATGCACATGCTG GGTTTGTGCATGGAGATAATGCAGATATAGCCTGTGATGGCTACCACAAATACAAG gaagatgtgAAACTCATGGTGGAAACAGGCCTTGATGCCTATAGGTTATCCATTTCTTGGTCAAGATTGATTCCAA ATGGTAGAGGACCCATCAATCCCAAGGGATTGCAATTCTATAACAATTTCATCAATGAACTCATTAGCAATG GAATCCAACCACATGTAACACTGCACAATTTTGATCTTCCACAGGCACTTGAAGATGAATACGGAGGATGGGTTAGTCCTAAAATCAT AAGAGACTTCACAAACTATGCAGATGTGTGTTTCAGAGAGTTCGGTGACAGAGTCTTATATTGGAATACTGTGAACGAGCCGAATGTCTTCACCATAGGTGGTTATGACGAAGGAACAACCCCACCTACACGATGCTCACCCCCATTTTGCAAGAAATATAACAGCAGTAGGGGTGACTCCACAACCGAGCCTTACTTGGCAGTTCATCATATTTTGCTATCACATTCTTCAGCTGTGAGATTGTATAGAAGAAAGTATAAG GACAAGCAATATGGGTTTATTGGCATTGCAGTCTATTCATTCGGTTTCATTCCTGCAAATGATACAGATGAAGACCGGGCAGCCACTCAAAGAGCTCGCGATTTTTTCCTTGGTTG GATTTTAGGACCCTTGGTGCATGGAGACTATCCCATTTCCATGAAAACTAATGCAGGTTCCAGAATTCCAACCTTCTCAGACCGTGAATCTGCACAGTTGAAGGGTTCATGTGACTTTATAGGCGTGATATTTTACGACAACCTTAATATCACAGACAATTCTATCGCGCTGAAGAGGAATCTGCGAGACTATGACACAGACATGGCAGCACAGCTAATCT TTGGACCGGCCTTGTTTTCAAATGAAGAg TATCCTGTCACACCATGGACTTTACGTGAAGAGCTGAATATCATGAAGACCCTTTATGGCAATCCTCCCATATTCATATATGAAAATG GTCAACGGACACCAAGGAATTCATCACTTCAAGATGTGAAAAGGGTGGAATACTTGCATGGATATATTGGTGCTGTGCTTGATTCCATAAG AGATGGATCAAACATAAAGGGATACTTTGCATGGTCTTTCATGGATGTATTTGAGTTATTGGATGGGTATAATGCAAGCTTTGGCCTGTACTATGTTGATAGGGATGATCCAAAGTTGAAGAGATACCCAAAACTCTCTGCAGAATGGTATGGGAATTTCTTGAAGGGTGGAAACACCTCTGGTGTTAGAGCCATTGAACTAGAGAAAGATCCATCCCTTGTTTCCGTTGGCCGTTTGTTTCAATAG